A single Defluviitalea saccharophila DNA region contains:
- a CDS encoding isochorismatase family cysteine hydrolase: MLKKEETALLVVDMQYGGGAPDGSLVKMLNVDVTKQEDIVTPIIKLKDFFNENNMLVVNVKTEYEEDFSDWEMLSKRFEVKKYGHFIKGSADAEIIPPLAPREGEELIIKNRWNAFFNTKLDELLKERNIKNLVIVGAATDVCVLETCSYAFSLNYNCIVPIETTASFNAERKKMGLEMLSFGRSQVVHVEEVYKMFQ; encoded by the coding sequence ATGTTGAAAAAAGAAGAAACAGCATTATTAGTTGTTGATATGCAATATGGCGGAGGAGCACCGGATGGATCCCTGGTAAAGATGTTAAATGTAGATGTAACAAAGCAGGAAGATATAGTAACGCCAATCATAAAATTAAAGGATTTCTTTAACGAAAATAATATGTTAGTGGTTAATGTAAAAACCGAATATGAAGAAGACTTTAGTGATTGGGAAATGCTGAGTAAAAGATTTGAAGTTAAAAAATACGGTCATTTTATAAAAGGCTCTGCCGACGCAGAAATTATTCCGCCTCTAGCACCTCGAGAAGGAGAGGAATTAATTATCAAAAATCGATGGAACGCATTTTTCAATACGAAATTAGATGAACTATTAAAAGAAAGAAATATAAAAAATTTAGTAATTGTTGGTGCAGCTACGGATGTTTGTGTTTTAGAGACTTGCAGCTATGCCTTTTCTTTAAATTATAACTGTATTGTACCGATTGAAACCACGGCATCTTTTAACGCTGAAAGAAAGAAAATGGGCTTAGAAATGCTAAGTTTCGGAAGAAGCCAAGTGGTTCATGTTGAAGAGGTATATAAAATGTTCCAATAG
- a CDS encoding FMN-dependent NADH-azoreductase, which translates to MKKLLYITVNSKPENLSTSRTVGRAFVNKFVERYTEFTIEELDLYKEHIPRLEYQYFESRNCIINEEAAKKLSVKEQKEVQRIRELCNQFIEADVYVIASPMWSLSFPAPLKEYIDCIVQTGKTISFPKKGEKPEGLLNDRPRAVVYIQSSGGNIPWIMGTMFNKGVDYVETIMNLMGIEKFEKLLVDETGNTEEERRVAIEKAKDKIDKIIDKIDIVEPALI; encoded by the coding sequence TTGAAAAAATTATTATATATTACAGTGAATTCAAAGCCAGAAAACTTATCCACCAGCAGAACGGTTGGAAGAGCTTTTGTTAATAAATTTGTTGAAAGATATACGGAATTTACGATCGAAGAACTGGACCTATATAAAGAGCATATTCCTAGATTAGAATATCAGTATTTTGAAAGCAGAAATTGTATTATAAATGAAGAAGCTGCAAAAAAATTATCGGTTAAGGAACAAAAAGAAGTTCAAAGAATCAGGGAGTTGTGCAATCAATTTATCGAAGCAGATGTTTATGTCATTGCATCCCCAATGTGGAGTTTATCCTTTCCTGCTCCATTAAAAGAATATATTGACTGTATAGTACAAACTGGCAAAACAATTTCCTTTCCAAAGAAAGGCGAAAAGCCCGAAGGACTTTTAAATGACAGGCCAAGGGCTGTAGTCTATATCCAATCCTCCGGTGGAAATATTCCGTGGATTATGGGGACGATGTTTAATAAAGGTGTGGATTATGTTGAAACCATAATGAATTTAATGGGTATAGAAAAATTCGAAAAACTATTGGTGGATGAAACAGGTAATACCGAAGAAGAGAGAAGAGTTGCCATCGAAAAAGCCAAAGATAAGATCGATAAAATTATCGACAAGATAGATATAGTAGAACCTGCATTAATCTAG
- a CDS encoding DUF3221 domain-containing protein — protein sequence MRVITNKVFYFIAFLLMSIGLAGCGAISKDNSSSLKVSFEAVVIENGESLIVVPDTSSNEAKSSDKIVVHTNNASIMDANNQEIQIEDIPIGHIVEITYNGEIMESYPAQISADKIQLRETSLTN from the coding sequence ATGAGGGTTATTACTAATAAAGTGTTTTATTTCATTGCTTTTCTTTTAATGAGTATAGGATTGGCTGGCTGTGGAGCAATCTCAAAAGACAATTCTTCTTCATTAAAAGTGAGTTTTGAGGCAGTGGTGATTGAGAATGGAGAAAGCCTTATAGTTGTTCCAGATACAAGCAGTAATGAAGCTAAGTCATCAGATAAAATTGTAGTTCATACTAATAATGCATCCATTATGGATGCTAATAATCAGGAAATTCAAATAGAAGATATTCCAATAGGTCATATAGTGGAAATTACTTATAATGGAGAAATCATGGAATCCTACCCCGCTCAGATATCTGCTGATAAGATTCAACTTCGTGAAACTAGTTTAACAAATTGA